A single region of the Oenococcus kitaharae DSM 17330 genome encodes:
- a CDS encoding LemA family protein, with product MPIWLIVILVLLLLVILYTILTYNGLVKGKNNVLESSSAIDVQLKRRNDLIPNLVETVKGYAAHEKTVLEDVTRARNLSQSTLDKQASLNDKLAASDGLTNALGRLMAVAEAYPDLKANSNFTQLMNELSNTEDKISYTRQLFNSMSANFNTSIQQFPANLVAQSFNFKPFELLQTPENEKAVPKVDFKS from the coding sequence ATGCCTATATGGTTAATTGTTATCCTGGTACTTTTGCTGCTGGTCATCCTTTATACGATCCTGACATACAACGGTCTTGTAAAAGGAAAAAATAATGTTCTTGAATCCAGCTCAGCAATTGATGTCCAGTTAAAACGGCGAAACGACTTGATTCCCAACTTGGTTGAAACGGTCAAGGGTTACGCAGCTCACGAGAAGACTGTCCTCGAAGATGTCACCCGTGCGCGAAATTTAAGCCAGTCTACTTTAGACAAGCAAGCAAGCCTAAACGATAAACTGGCCGCCTCTGATGGCCTGACAAATGCTTTGGGCCGCTTAATGGCCGTTGCAGAAGCTTATCCCGATTTAAAAGCAAATAGCAACTTCACCCAGCTCATGAATGAATTGTCTAACACTGAAGATAAAATCTCCTATACCAGACAACTATTTAATTCTATGTCGGCCAACTTCAATACGAGCATCCAGCAGTTTCCAGCAAATCTGGTTGCACAATCCTTTAATTTCAAGCCCTTTGAACTTTTGCAAACACCTGAAAATGAAAAAGCAGTTCCTAAAGTTGATTTTAAATCATGA
- a CDS encoding DUF2207 domain-containing protein — protein MTKKTIYKKLLLLLTVFATVFLSGNLMGHKASAADYEISRYQSKLAIHKSDNVADFTQELTYRFDGEHNGVFINQLANAQNEKGFAIALTSLEVFNASNNSWEALRPANGYWTIGGKSSGFEQDPFYAQLISNPDSAQAGSAAAKSLQVKLFDHVLPGQEIRVRLIWRFANLIAANSKIDELNWLPISSWQADIRNFSMQVQLPGQAKTLRAWVHTPAGVNGRVDVKPGQGRVSVSSPLIPANQRLEIHSYWNKAVTQFPPLHENNNRASEILKQESAITFRSHVRSGIILILSLLLAPILLFLAALKLIRTNLRLKKDYKRAQAAAGVDRPVVHDFDIPNDLGPAVIAARLSPDDFSKSDHDKGKLLSATFMDLIARKNVKINSASKLNSKHILFNLANKNDIKPFEDTILSAFFDEENAAFDANQLKNAQSKVNKKIRRKLPSFIGQINREADKFSIVDQEQTDMARSRQNSAQALYILASLLGITALVVAGFLLQNAYFFLFVAAYLVIAAAIYLVFRQAPSLYYTSDGFQEKYRWDGFKSMLRDIGHFDARQIQDVAIWDRILAYAVVFDEAERVAKYLRSNLAADEIKSSVTPLLFAYYYFPMWQVDNNFVSSSAPTPSNISNSGNWTGGGGGFSSGGGFSGGGGGGGGGAF, from the coding sequence ATGACTAAAAAAACGATTTATAAAAAACTATTATTGTTACTGACCGTTTTTGCAACGGTTTTTTTGTCTGGCAATCTCATGGGCCACAAGGCTTCGGCAGCGGATTACGAAATTAGCCGCTATCAATCCAAGCTGGCCATCCATAAAAGCGACAATGTTGCTGATTTCACACAAGAACTGACTTATCGCTTTGATGGCGAGCATAATGGCGTTTTTATTAATCAGTTGGCCAATGCGCAAAATGAAAAAGGTTTTGCAATCGCCCTGACTTCTCTTGAAGTGTTCAACGCTTCAAATAATAGCTGGGAGGCATTGCGTCCTGCAAACGGCTATTGGACAATTGGCGGCAAGAGCAGCGGATTCGAGCAGGATCCTTTCTATGCTCAGCTGATTAGCAATCCCGATAGCGCTCAAGCAGGATCAGCAGCAGCAAAATCATTGCAGGTAAAGCTTTTTGATCATGTTCTGCCAGGACAGGAAATCCGTGTACGTTTGATTTGGCGTTTTGCAAACCTAATCGCCGCCAATTCTAAAATTGATGAGCTCAATTGGCTTCCTATCTCGAGTTGGCAAGCCGATATCCGAAACTTCTCGATGCAAGTGCAGCTGCCTGGCCAGGCAAAAACACTGAGAGCTTGGGTCCATACACCGGCCGGCGTGAACGGCAGAGTTGACGTAAAACCCGGTCAAGGCCGTGTTTCAGTGAGCTCCCCGCTAATACCAGCAAACCAGCGACTGGAAATTCATAGTTACTGGAATAAGGCTGTGACACAGTTTCCGCCACTTCATGAGAACAACAATCGTGCCTCAGAAATTCTCAAACAAGAGAGTGCCATCACCTTTCGTTCCCACGTAAGAAGCGGCATCATATTGATCCTCAGTCTCCTTTTGGCACCGATCTTATTATTTCTGGCCGCGCTAAAACTTATCCGAACCAATTTACGGTTAAAAAAAGATTATAAACGTGCCCAAGCCGCTGCCGGGGTTGACCGGCCAGTCGTACATGATTTCGACATTCCTAACGATCTTGGACCAGCTGTGATCGCTGCCCGGCTTTCACCAGACGATTTTTCTAAAAGCGATCACGATAAAGGCAAACTATTATCGGCAACCTTCATGGATTTAATTGCACGTAAAAATGTCAAAATCAATTCCGCCAGCAAGCTCAATTCCAAACATATTCTCTTCAATCTAGCTAACAAGAATGACATAAAACCATTCGAAGACACGATTCTTTCCGCCTTTTTTGATGAAGAGAATGCGGCCTTTGATGCAAATCAGCTAAAAAATGCTCAATCTAAAGTGAATAAGAAGATTCGTCGCAAACTACCAAGCTTCATTGGCCAAATCAATCGAGAAGCAGATAAATTTTCGATTGTCGATCAAGAACAGACGGATATGGCCCGGAGTCGACAGAATTCTGCACAGGCTCTTTATATTCTAGCTTCGCTTTTAGGCATCACGGCTTTGGTAGTGGCAGGTTTTCTCCTGCAAAATGCCTATTTCTTTCTCTTTGTGGCAGCCTACCTTGTGATTGCAGCAGCCATTTATCTTGTTTTCCGGCAAGCACCAAGTTTGTATTATACAAGTGATGGTTTTCAAGAAAAATATCGTTGGGACGGATTTAAATCAATGCTGCGCGATATCGGACATTTCGATGCTAGGCAGATCCAAGACGTTGCTATCTGGGACCGCATCTTAGCTTATGCGGTGGTTTTCGATGAGGCCGAGCGAGTGGCCAAATACCTTCGAAGCAATTTAGCTGCCGATGAAATCAAGTCGTCAGTGACACCGCTGTTATTTGCCTACTATTATTTCCCAATGTGGCAAGTCGATAATAATTTCGTCAGCAGCTCAGCACCAACACCAAGCAATATTTCAAACAGCGGCAACTGGACCGGTGGCGGAGGCGGTTTCTCATCTGGCGGCGGTTTTTCCGGCGGAGGCGGCGGAGGCGGAGGCGGTGCCTTTTAG
- the gndA gene encoding NADP-dependent phosphogluconate dehydrogenase: MTQADFGVVGMAVMGRNLALNVESRGYTVAIFNRSRAKTDDVMAKHSEKKLIPSYTIEDFVKSIAKPRRIMLMVKAGAGTDAVIDELIPILDKGDILIDGGNTFFKDTIARNARLANSGINFIGTGVSGGELGALQGPSLMPGGQKEAYELVRPIFEQIAAKATQDGKPCVTFCGENGAGHYVKMVHNGIEYGDEEIIDESFNILRHVLGLSVDETADIFKEWNKGELNSYLIEITADILTRKDDLGSGKPIVDMILDRGNNKGTGRWSSGDALEVQVPQSVITEAVYARYISMMKDERVAASKVLNGPDKKVELPADKKELIEEIRKALFFSKIMSYAQGFEQLRFAAKQYNWDFNYGKLAQIWRAGCIIRAAFLQNITDAYDKKPDLDNLLLDDYFKDIANKYQDAVRDVVALAVKAGVPVPSMSAAITYFDSYRSEVLPANLLQAQRDYFGAHTYQRVDKPFDQSFHYPWYAEA, from the coding sequence ATGACTCAAGCAGATTTTGGTGTTGTTGGGATGGCCGTAATGGGCCGCAACCTGGCATTAAATGTTGAAAGCCGCGGTTATACCGTAGCTATTTTTAATCGTTCCCGTGCAAAAACGGACGATGTTATGGCAAAGCATTCAGAAAAGAAATTAATCCCTTCTTACACGATTGAAGATTTCGTTAAATCAATCGCAAAACCACGTCGAATCATGTTAATGGTTAAGGCTGGTGCTGGTACTGATGCTGTGATCGATGAATTGATCCCAATTTTGGATAAGGGTGATATCTTGATCGATGGCGGAAATACTTTCTTCAAAGATACAATTGCAAGAAATGCGCGTTTAGCAAATTCAGGAATTAACTTTATTGGTACCGGTGTTTCCGGTGGTGAACTTGGCGCTCTGCAGGGACCATCCTTGATGCCCGGTGGACAAAAAGAAGCCTATGAATTAGTTCGTCCTATCTTCGAACAAATTGCTGCTAAAGCCACACAAGATGGCAAGCCATGTGTAACCTTCTGTGGTGAAAACGGTGCCGGACATTACGTCAAGATGGTACATAACGGTATTGAATACGGCGATGAGGAAATCATTGACGAAAGCTTCAACATTCTCCGTCATGTCCTTGGTCTGTCTGTTGATGAAACAGCTGATATTTTCAAAGAGTGGAATAAAGGCGAATTGAATTCATATTTGATTGAAATTACTGCTGATATTTTGACTCGTAAAGATGATCTAGGATCCGGCAAGCCAATTGTTGATATGATTTTGGATCGTGGTAACAATAAAGGAACTGGCCGCTGGTCTTCTGGTGATGCCCTAGAAGTTCAAGTACCGCAATCTGTTATCACTGAAGCTGTCTACGCTCGCTACATCTCAATGATGAAAGACGAGCGTGTCGCAGCTTCTAAAGTTCTCAATGGCCCAGACAAGAAAGTTGAACTGCCAGCTGACAAAAAAGAGTTAATCGAAGAGATCCGCAAGGCTCTGTTCTTCTCAAAGATCATGTCTTATGCACAAGGCTTTGAACAATTGCGTTTTGCTGCTAAACAGTACAACTGGGACTTTAATTATGGTAAGTTAGCACAAATCTGGCGTGCCGGCTGCATCATCCGTGCTGCATTCTTGCAGAACATCACTGATGCTTATGACAAGAAGCCTGACTTGGACAACTTGCTCTTGGATGATTACTTCAAAGATATTGCAAACAAGTATCAAGATGCCGTTCGTGACGTCGTTGCATTGGCTGTTAAAGCTGGTGTTCCCGTTCCTTCGATGTCTGCAGCGATCACTTACTTTGATTCTTATCGTTCTGAAGTTTTGCCAGCTAACCTCTTGCAGGCTCAGCGTGACTACTTTGGTGCTCATACCTATCAGCGTGTTGACAAACCTTTTGACCAGTCATTCCATTATCCTTGGTATGCTGAAGCTTGA
- the arcA gene encoding arginine deiminase — MMPAIHVFSEIGKLRRVIVHRPGREVENLTPAIMKRLLFDDIPYLPIAQKEHDALVRILQENGAEVLYLEQLTSQAIAAGRIKSAFLEKNLQEAGQASGAIHDALKEYLLSLDTDRMVSKLIEGVRKNELDVKADDLVSAVDDPHYPFYIDPLPSMYFTRDPQASIGEGLTINRMTFAARQRESMFMETVTKYHPSFARGDFSVWRNRDHQTHIEGGDELILSDHVLAIGISQRTCAAAIQDVAKKLFVDSGQSHFDTVIAIKIPENRAMMHLDTVLTMVNFDQFTVHPGILDAGGKIDTWTMHPADNAQGLTISYSQDLKSVLKNALGVSELDLIPTGAGDLITAPREQWTDGSNTLAIVPGVVVTYDRNYVSNALLQHHGIKVIETVSSELSRGRGGPRCMTMPLIRDDI; from the coding sequence ATCATGCCGGCAATTCATGTATTTTCGGAAATTGGCAAACTGAGGCGCGTTATTGTGCATCGGCCAGGCCGGGAGGTTGAAAATTTGACTCCGGCAATCATGAAGAGGCTGCTGTTCGACGATATTCCTTACCTGCCGATTGCACAGAAAGAACATGATGCCTTGGTCCGGATTTTACAAGAAAACGGTGCTGAGGTTCTATATCTGGAGCAGTTAACTAGTCAAGCCATTGCAGCTGGCCGAATTAAATCAGCCTTTCTGGAGAAAAATCTGCAAGAAGCCGGGCAAGCTTCGGGAGCAATTCACGACGCCTTAAAAGAATATCTGTTAAGTCTGGATACTGATCGTATGGTCAGCAAATTGATTGAGGGTGTTCGGAAAAATGAGCTCGATGTTAAAGCAGATGATTTAGTCAGCGCTGTTGATGACCCTCATTATCCTTTTTACATTGATCCGCTGCCGAGTATGTATTTCACGCGAGATCCGCAAGCGTCGATTGGCGAGGGCTTGACTATTAACCGTATGACTTTTGCTGCACGCCAGCGCGAATCAATGTTTATGGAAACAGTAACCAAATATCATCCGAGTTTTGCAAGAGGAGACTTTTCTGTCTGGCGAAATCGTGATCACCAAACACATATTGAGGGTGGGGATGAACTAATTTTGTCAGATCATGTCCTTGCGATCGGCATTTCTCAAAGGACTTGTGCTGCGGCAATTCAAGATGTGGCCAAAAAATTGTTTGTTGATAGCGGTCAGTCGCATTTCGATACCGTAATTGCGATCAAAATTCCAGAAAACCGCGCCATGATGCATCTAGACACGGTTTTAACAATGGTTAATTTTGACCAGTTTACAGTTCACCCTGGTATTTTGGATGCCGGGGGCAAAATAGACACCTGGACTATGCATCCAGCTGATAACGCACAGGGCTTAACGATTAGTTATAGTCAAGACTTAAAAAGCGTTTTAAAAAACGCCTTAGGAGTTTCGGAACTTGATTTGATTCCGACAGGGGCTGGTGATTTAATCACGGCACCGCGGGAACAGTGGACGGATGGCTCAAATACTTTAGCAATTGTGCCAGGAGTTGTGGTTACTTATGATCGCAATTATGTATCGAACGCACTTTTACAGCACCATGGAATTAAAGTGATCGAAACTGTTTCTAGTGAATTATCTCGCGGCCGTGGCGGCCCGCGTTGTATGACGATGCCTTTAATCCGCGATGATATTTAA
- a CDS encoding ABC transporter ATP-binding protein — MVQNISVDASHVYKTIKKQVLLRDASIQLHPGQLMGLIGPSGAGKTTLIKAIMGMTAIDSGQIKVLNQSMPNRPILEKIGYMAQSDALYNNLSGLENMLFFGRLLSLKRQELLQSIDYAAGIVNLTHDLKKRVSNYSGGMKRRLSLAIALLADPQLLILDEPTVGIDPALSLQIWQELNHLKTQGKSIIITTHIMSDAERCDYLALIREGRVITAGTPQELKDLYKVDSIEAVFLAAGEQNKEIQK, encoded by the coding sequence ATGGTACAGAATATAAGTGTTGATGCAAGCCACGTTTATAAAACGATCAAAAAGCAGGTCTTATTAAGAGATGCTAGTATCCAGCTTCATCCTGGACAGCTAATGGGCTTAATCGGCCCTTCGGGTGCTGGCAAGACGACTTTGATCAAGGCGATTATGGGTATGACAGCCATCGATTCTGGCCAAATCAAAGTGCTGAACCAATCAATGCCAAACCGCCCTATTTTAGAGAAAATCGGTTATATGGCCCAATCGGATGCCTTATATAATAATCTGAGCGGTTTGGAGAACATGCTTTTCTTCGGCCGTTTATTGTCTTTGAAACGGCAGGAATTGTTACAGTCGATTGATTACGCCGCCGGTATTGTCAATCTCACCCATGATTTAAAAAAGCGTGTCAGCAATTATTCCGGTGGTATGAAACGCCGTTTGTCATTAGCGATTGCCTTATTAGCCGATCCGCAATTATTAATTTTAGACGAGCCGACTGTAGGCATTGATCCGGCATTAAGCCTGCAAATTTGGCAGGAATTAAATCACCTGAAAACGCAAGGCAAATCAATCATTATTACAACGCATATTATGTCTGATGCCGAACGCTGTGATTACTTGGCTTTAATCCGTGAAGGCCGCGTCATCACTGCCGGCACACCACAGGAATTAAAAGATTTATACAAAGTTGATAGCATTGAAGCTGTCTTTTTAGCAGCAGGCGAACAGAATAAGGAGATTCAAAAATGA
- a CDS encoding ABC transporter permease, with protein MKAVLAIVSRVILEMRHDKRTIALMFLAPLLILTLMFFLFKTNSDNQTKVGYENLDKTLLRAVQNKNLKLDHYASGRSAKDLIKQNNLSAFINQSGRQLTVTYSNSDLSQTAIVRQSLQVANTKILVAHLTKLIQQAKAQSQLLPGKMPAAKQASPQQYKTKSNYLYGSRDSTFFQSFLPVFMGFFVFFFVFLISGISLLTERTSGTLDRLLATPIRRSQIIVGYLIGYGLFACLQTLLIVFYVIAVLKVEILGALWLVIMIDLLLALIALAMGIFVSTFASSEFQMIQFIPLIVVPQVFFSGLIPVDHMAGWLQAIAHIMPLYYGASALTNVIEKNWQLGDIWKSLAILCLFVIIFIALNILGMRRYRRV; from the coding sequence ATGAAAGCAGTGTTGGCAATTGTTAGTCGCGTCATTTTAGAAATGCGTCATGATAAACGCACGATCGCGTTAATGTTTTTAGCGCCTTTGCTGATCTTGACGCTGATGTTTTTCCTGTTTAAAACGAACTCGGATAATCAAACTAAGGTAGGCTATGAAAATCTGGATAAGACTCTTTTAAGAGCCGTGCAGAATAAAAATCTCAAGCTGGATCACTATGCCAGCGGACGTTCGGCTAAGGATTTAATCAAACAAAATAACCTGTCTGCCTTTATTAACCAATCCGGTCGTCAGCTGACTGTGACATATTCAAATAGCGATCTTTCGCAAACTGCTATAGTCAGACAATCCCTGCAAGTAGCCAATACTAAAATTTTGGTTGCCCACCTAACCAAACTGATTCAGCAGGCCAAGGCTCAAAGCCAGCTTCTTCCTGGAAAAATGCCTGCCGCTAAACAAGCATCGCCCCAGCAATACAAAACAAAAAGCAATTATCTGTACGGAAGCCGTGATTCCACTTTCTTTCAAAGCTTTTTACCAGTTTTCATGGGATTCTTCGTTTTCTTTTTTGTTTTTCTGATCTCGGGCATTTCACTTTTAACCGAAAGAACTTCAGGAACATTGGATCGTTTGCTCGCCACACCAATTCGCCGCAGTCAAATTATTGTCGGCTATCTGATCGGCTATGGCCTATTTGCCTGTTTGCAGACGCTGCTCATTGTGTTTTATGTCATTGCAGTATTAAAAGTCGAGATTCTCGGTGCTCTCTGGCTGGTCATTATGATTGATTTGCTGCTGGCTCTGATTGCTTTGGCCATGGGTATTTTTGTTTCGACATTTGCAAGCAGCGAATTCCAGATGATTCAGTTCATTCCGCTGATCGTTGTCCCGCAAGTCTTCTTCTCCGGCCTCATTCCGGTCGACCATATGGCTGGCTGGCTCCAAGCAATTGCTCATATTATGCCGCTGTATTATGGCGCTTCAGCACTGACGAACGTCATTGAGAAAAATTGGCAGCTAGGCGATATCTGGAAATCATTGGCTATTCTCTGCCTATTTGTCATTATCTTCATTGCTCTGAATATTTTGGGCATGCGCCGTTATAGGAGGGTCTAA
- a CDS encoding TetR/AcrR family transcriptional regulator yields the protein MPENDLQTIFDQVLLQMQDLPEKQQQILKASLDLFAEKGFDKTSTAEIAAKAHVAQGTVYRRFKSKQDLLAAVLTPILTEVFPRAVQEFAGQNLNRDYDDLEQLLNIVVLDRLAFIQANHKVLKIIFAQVLTDPQMLSLLKEKFIDTIIVQAEKPIRILQAKKQLVDWPAPRILSLVAASIFTVAIRMMLFPSSKIDLASESHYLVIFLSKALSNS from the coding sequence ATGCCGGAAAACGATTTACAAACAATTTTCGACCAAGTCTTGCTGCAGATGCAGGATTTGCCAGAGAAACAGCAGCAGATTCTTAAAGCCAGCTTGGATTTGTTTGCCGAAAAAGGTTTTGATAAAACCAGCACCGCTGAAATCGCGGCGAAGGCTCACGTTGCCCAAGGCACTGTCTACCGGCGTTTTAAAAGCAAACAAGATTTATTAGCAGCAGTACTGACACCGATTCTGACAGAAGTTTTCCCTCGAGCGGTTCAGGAATTTGCCGGCCAAAATTTAAATCGCGATTACGATGACTTGGAACAACTTCTCAATATCGTAGTCTTAGACCGTCTTGCCTTCATTCAGGCAAACCACAAAGTATTGAAAATTATATTCGCACAAGTATTGACTGATCCGCAGATGCTTTCACTGTTAAAAGAAAAATTTATCGATACGATCATTGTTCAGGCTGAAAAACCAATACGTATCCTGCAAGCAAAAAAGCAGCTCGTCGATTGGCCGGCGCCTCGTATTCTTTCATTGGTCGCAGCCAGCATTTTTACTGTTGCAATTAGGATGATGCTATTCCCCAGCAGCAAAATTGATCTTGCCAGCGAATCGCACTATTTGGTGATTTTCCTCAGCAAAGCTTTATCCAATTCATAA
- a CDS encoding nucleoside 2-deoxyribosyltransferase has translation MKKVYFACSWFTDTQVENMNKGISLIKENESINWAHSYYPLDHQYKGLSVTEHPELLNDSEWQMGTFNGDVNGINTSDLVVAMYLPNEADEGIAWELGYAYAIHKAVVLVVPDGENEAVNLMPAMGVTKVITISQLKDFDFNNVVYQPYYGPVY, from the coding sequence ATGAAAAAAGTTTATTTCGCCTGTTCTTGGTTCACCGACACGCAAGTCGAGAACATGAACAAAGGCATCAGCCTGATCAAGGAAAACGAGTCAATTAACTGGGCGCACTCCTACTATCCCTTGGATCACCAATACAAAGGATTGTCCGTGACAGAACACCCTGAACTGCTAAACGACAGCGAATGGCAAATGGGTACTTTCAATGGTGATGTCAACGGTATTAATACAAGCGACCTGGTTGTCGCAATGTATCTGCCCAACGAAGCTGACGAAGGTATTGCTTGGGAATTAGGTTATGCCTATGCTATCCATAAAGCAGTTGTTCTCGTGGTGCCGGATGGTGAAAATGAAGCCGTAAATTTGATGCCGGCAATGGGTGTAACGAAAGTTATCACAATTAGTCAGCTGAAAGATTTCGATTTTAATAACGTCGTTTACCAGCCATATTACGGTCCTGTTTATTAA
- a CDS encoding nicotinate phosphoribosyltransferase, producing MNLSMVTDLYELSMANGYQQTIPDEEGIFDIFYRRVPDNGSFVVTAGLAQAIDAVADFHFEKTDLAYLDSLHLFTEKFLLFLKDFHFSGEMTAVPEGTPIFPREPILTVRGPLIQVQLFETLLLSIINHESLIATKARRITYAAQGRPIMEFGARRAQGPMSATFGARAAIIGGCASTSNLLTAKLFDVPSAGTMAHSWIEAFPSELAAFEKWAELYPDNCALLVDTYDVINSGVPNAIKVFGDLVKQGHQPIGIRIDSGDIAHLAKIARQQLDAAGFEKAKITASNALDETTIQSLLLNEKAPIDNFGIGEKLITSASDPVLSGVYKLVAVVHDGHLVPKIKISDSREKVTLPGLKKVYRLYNKQTHEAFADVITLADEEISANSQISVRSADPLDTRQHSFLRDFDFKALQTTIFDQGKPVYTSPTVKEIQAACRSALKELPEESKRLSNPNKYPVYISEELAQLQDQLIGVD from the coding sequence ATGAACTTGTCAATGGTTACTGATCTTTATGAATTATCGATGGCTAACGGCTATCAGCAGACAATTCCCGATGAAGAAGGCATTTTTGATATCTTTTATCGACGAGTGCCGGACAACGGCAGTTTTGTCGTGACAGCCGGATTGGCACAGGCCATCGATGCGGTTGCCGATTTTCATTTTGAAAAAACAGATCTGGCGTATCTGGATAGCTTGCATCTCTTCACCGAGAAATTTTTGTTATTTCTGAAAGATTTCCATTTTAGCGGTGAAATGACCGCCGTTCCCGAAGGCACACCGATTTTCCCCAGGGAACCGATTCTGACGGTCAGAGGCCCGCTAATCCAGGTTCAGCTTTTTGAAACACTCTTATTAAGCATCATTAATCATGAATCGCTGATCGCTACAAAAGCGCGTCGCATTACTTATGCAGCTCAAGGCCGTCCCATCATGGAGTTTGGTGCACGCCGGGCTCAAGGACCAATGTCAGCGACTTTTGGCGCTCGAGCGGCAATCATTGGCGGATGTGCCAGTACTTCTAACCTGCTGACAGCCAAATTATTCGATGTGCCGTCAGCCGGCACAATGGCTCACAGCTGGATCGAAGCTTTCCCTAGCGAATTGGCCGCCTTTGAAAAATGGGCTGAACTCTATCCGGATAATTGTGCCTTGCTTGTAGATACCTATGACGTCATCAATTCCGGAGTACCCAATGCTATTAAAGTCTTTGGTGATCTAGTCAAGCAAGGTCACCAGCCGATTGGTATTCGCATCGATTCCGGCGACATTGCCCATTTAGCTAAAATAGCCCGGCAGCAATTAGACGCAGCCGGTTTTGAAAAAGCCAAGATCACAGCCTCCAACGCCTTAGACGAGACGACCATTCAATCCCTGCTGTTAAACGAAAAAGCACCGATAGATAACTTCGGCATTGGCGAAAAACTGATTACGAGTGCCAGCGACCCAGTCTTAAGCGGCGTTTACAAATTAGTCGCTGTTGTCCACGATGGCCATCTGGTTCCAAAGATCAAGATTAGCGATAGCCGTGAAAAAGTAACGTTACCAGGATTAAAAAAAGTTTATCGTTTATACAATAAACAAACGCATGAAGCTTTTGCGGATGTGATCACACTCGCAGATGAAGAAATATCTGCTAATAGTCAGATTTCAGTCCGTTCGGCTGATCCGCTTGATACCAGACAGCACAGTTTCTTGCGCGATTTTGATTTCAAAGCATTGCAAACAACTATCTTCGACCAAGGAAAACCTGTTTATACCTCCCCGACTGTCAAAGAAATTCAGGCTGCTTGCCGATCAGCGCTCAAAGAACTGCCCGAAGAGAGCAAGCGCTTATCTAATCCGAATAAATATCCAGTCTATATTTCAGAGGAACTCGCCCAACTGCAAGACCAGCTTATCGGCGTAGACTGA
- a CDS encoding glutathione peroxidase, whose protein sequence is MSIYDYEVTLENGESYKLDKYKDKILVIVNTATKCGFAPQFNDLEAIYEKYKDQGVMVLGFPSNQFKQEVDSSQEAAQICRTTYGVSFPMHEIISVNGKNTLPLFTFLKDNAPAPAGKMIKWNFTKFLVDAQGNPVKRYAPETNPEKMVPDIEALLKAKAV, encoded by the coding sequence ATGTCAATTTACGATTATGAAGTGACGTTAGAGAATGGCGAATCTTACAAGCTCGATAAGTATAAAGACAAGATCCTCGTCATTGTCAACACGGCCACAAAATGCGGCTTTGCACCACAATTCAATGATTTAGAAGCCATCTATGAAAAATATAAAGATCAAGGTGTGATGGTCTTGGGTTTCCCTTCCAACCAGTTCAAGCAAGAGGTTGATTCAAGTCAGGAAGCAGCACAGATCTGCCGGACAACTTATGGTGTCAGTTTCCCCATGCATGAAATTATTTCAGTTAACGGCAAAAATACATTGCCGCTGTTTACATTCCTGAAAGACAATGCACCAGCTCCAGCCGGCAAAATGATTAAGTGGAATTTCACGAAGTTTTTGGTCGATGCACAAGGCAACCCCGTAAAGCGCTATGCACCAGAGACAAATCCTGAGAAAATGGTACCAGATATCGAAGCTTTGCTTAAAGCTAAAGCAGTCTAA